tcccacctcagcctcccaaagtgctgggattacaggagtgtgccaccgcgccccaccCCGAAATATCGTATTGTAAAAGACAATGAAAAgcatacaaaacaaaaatgatcagTGAGAAGTTAGATGGCGTCAAATGCCTGGACAAAAAGGGGTTAGGTCTGCAGCGCTACACCGGATGTAACTTACAGCTGCAACTAGCCGAAACAGCATTACATTTGTTAACTCAGTACTGGGTGGCCAGAAATTCATGTCAGGATAATTCATTTGAGCACAGACTAAAGGGTTTGGACTTGTACTTACAGTCCAAGTTTCTCAAACTTGCTGGGTTTTATGAATCATCTGacactttagttaataatacAGATTTCCAGGTGGCTCCCTTATAGATCCTGATTATGTGCGCCTAGGAAGCGGCCAGGCAATCGGTATTTCATGGGTTCGGTGCTATCCAGCCCAACTTGACAATGAGAGATCGCTCTGCCTGCCAGGTGAAGGACCTGACGCTGGCGGGCGGCGGGGACTACCAGGTCAGTCCCAGGACAGCCGGCTCCGGCAAGCTCCCCCACGGGATGGCAAGAGCCCAGTGGAAGTTAGCACAGTAAACCCAATCAACAAGCCGCAGTCACCCTTCTTCCCCAGAAATGGCCTCTTCAGCTCTTGCAGGGGAGACTCTGAAAGTCCCCAAAGGACAGAAGTCTAGGAGGAAATGATTGCCGCAGAAAGGGATACAGTCTTGGCTACTAAAAACCGCGCGTGGCCGCCTAGGGACCCGCCCCCCCACACAGTGCTTCTACCCCCTCCCTCTGCAAACGCGAAGAAAAGAAACGCGAGATCCCAGTGCAGGGGCGTGGTCCCACCCTGGCCAATGGAAAATGAGGGCGTGACTTTAAGCCTTTCTTTCATTGGCCCAGAGTCCCAGACCGTCCAGGTCTTGGTGCGCCGCGGCGGAAATCGCGCGGGCATCGAAACACACTATCAGTTTCGGGTCCTGCCGCTGCGGCTGCCGCCATCATGGTGCGGAAGCTTAAGTTCCACGAGCAGAAGCTGCTGAAGCAGGTGGACTTCCTGAACTGGGAGGTCACCGACCACAACCTGCACGAGCTGCGCGTGCTGCGGCGTTACCGGCTGCAGCGGCGGGAGGACTACACGCGCTACAACCAGCTGAGCCGTGCCGTCCGTGAACTGGCGCGGCGCCTGCGCGACCTGCCCGAACGCGACCAGTTCCGCGTGCGCGCTTCGGCCGCGCTGCTGGACAAGCTGTATGCTCTCGGCCTGGTGCCCACGCGCGGTTCGCTGGAACTCTGCGACTTCGTCACGGCCTCGTCCTTCTGCCGCCGCCGCCTTCCCACCGTGCTCCTCAAGCTGCGCATGGCGCAGCACCTTCAGGCTGCTGTGGCCTTTGTGGAGCAAGGGCACATACGCGTGGGCCCTGATGTGGTTACCGACCCCGCCTTCCTTGTCACGCGCAGCATGGAGGACTTTGTCACTTGGGTGGACTCGTCCAAGATCAAGCGGCACGTGCTGGAGTACAATGAGGAGCGCGATGACTTCGATCTGGAAGCCTAGCGGATCTCCCACTTTCCATGGCTGtcttttacagatgggaaaactgaggcctgaTTCTGGAGATTCTATGAGGGTGCTATCCCCAAGGGTGTCAGATGGTCGTAGGTTCTTAAGAACTTGATTCATCAGTGGCAGGCCTTGCATAGAGCCACGGGAGGTGCGTCCTTGTTTTCCAGGAAATGTTCTTAGAACTTGGACTACTGATTATTAATTGACTGTGCCTTGGGAAGCAGTGGGAAGTAAGTTGGTGCTGCACTGGGGTATTGTTGGCTTCTTGTGTTGGAAACTTTGtaatgtaaaaggaaaaactgCAAATCCCTACGCCCTGTATCCCTTTATCTAGTCTTGTAGTTGGACTGGTTCAATTCGTTTAATTCCAATTCTTGCTCCTGGCCGTGGTTAAGCTGTGTACAGATGATGGAGAGTTTGGCCTCCAGTTTTTATAAACTGAGCGAGACTAGTGTTCAGGATCTCCACCCTTGTTTAAATGCCAATAAATGCCCCAACTGCTTTGTAAGTGCAACTTTTTAATCtgtctggttttccttttttttctctagagatggagtcttgctctgtcacccaggctggagtgcagttgcgcgatctcggctcactgcaactttcgccttccgggttcaagcaattttcctgcctcagcctcccgagtagctaggattataggcacccgccatcacgcccggctaatttttgtatttttagtacagtcagggtttcacca
This genomic window from Piliocolobus tephrosceles isolate RC106 chromosome 6, ASM277652v3, whole genome shotgun sequence contains:
- the IMP3 gene encoding U3 small nucleolar ribonucleoprotein protein IMP3 — protein: MVRKLKFHEQKLLKQVDFLNWEVTDHNLHELRVLRRYRLQRREDYTRYNQLSRAVRELARRLRDLPERDQFRVRASAALLDKLYALGLVPTRGSLELCDFVTASSFCRRRLPTVLLKLRMAQHLQAAVAFVEQGHIRVGPDVVTDPAFLVTRSMEDFVTWVDSSKIKRHVLEYNEERDDFDLEA